In one Rattus rattus isolate New Zealand chromosome 16, Rrattus_CSIRO_v1, whole genome shotgun sequence genomic region, the following are encoded:
- the Amz1 gene encoding archaemetzincin-1, whose amino-acid sequence MVQCRPPQEFSFGPRALKDALISCDLALKQLYTSAFSPSERLFLSEAYNPHRTLFSTLLIHSAFDWLLSRPEAPEDFETFHASLQLRKQSLARKHIYLQPIDLSEGLAGCPLLDHLRSCAEAFFLGLRVKCLPSVASASINCCSRPARDTDGLQLHTDGILSFLKNNKPGDALCVLGLTLADLYPHDAWTFTFGRFLPGHEVGVCSFARFSGEFLQAWSSIPDSALLEAAAGGPETLPQEGGRTLCFSALGMVQCCKVTCHELCHLLGLGSCRWLRCLLQGVLSLDEALRRPLDLCPICLRKLHHLLGFRLLERYKRLHTWTRVMVEMWSGQEAGEPSVSEDTLPFSADSGMGCESDTEPVTSPSEPITPDAWSHTFPDGPEPVSEEGLSSLAASEVLLKLGGPVDALEEYRQWLDACIQALEREVAEEELVQVDAAVDALDRWEMFTGQLPVTKQYMPCVKDNVGLRRVLGDKFSSLRRRLSSRRLAKASSSQYSWGAEN is encoded by the exons ATGGTGCAGTGCAGACCACCGCAGGAGTTCAGCTTTGGGCCACGGGCCCTGAAGGATGCGCTGATCTCCTGCGATCTGGCTCTGAAGCAGCTCTACACCTCAGCCTTCTCCCCGTCGGAGAGGCTCTTCCTGTCTGAGGCCTACAACCCTCACCGGACTCTCTTCAGCACACTACTCATCCATTCAGCCTTCGACTGGCTCCTAAGCCGTCCAGAGGCTCCTGAGGATTTCGAGACCTTCCATGCTTCTCTGCAGCTCCGGAAGCAGAGCCTGGCCCGGAAACACATTTACCTGCAGCCCATAG ATCTGAGTGAGGGGCTGGCAGGATGCCCCCTGCTGGACCACCTTCGAAGCTGTGCGGAGGCTTTCTTCCTGGGCCTTCGAGTTAAGTGCCTGCCCTCTGTAGCCTCTGCCTCCATTAACTGCTGCTCAAGACCCGCTCGGGACACCGATGGGCTCCAGCTTCACACAG ATGGCATCTTGTCCTTCTTGAAGAACAACAAGCCGGGGGATGCATTGTGCGTGCTGGGCCTCACGTTGGCCGACCTGTACCCCCATGATGCCTGGACCTTCACCTTTGGCAGATTTCTTCCGGGGCATG AAGTGGGTGTGTGTAGCTTTGCTCGCTTCTCTGGGGAGTTCCTGCAGGCCTGGTCCAGCATTCCTGACTCAGCTTTgctggaggcagcagcaggtggcCCTGAGACGTTGCCACAGGAGGGAGGACGGACCCTGTGCTTCAGCGCCCTGGGCATGGTTCAGTGTTGCAAG GTCACCTGCCATGAGCTCTGCCACCTCCTGGGCCTGGGGAGCTGTCGCTGGCTCCGCTGCCTCCTGCAGGGGGTGCTTAGCCTGGATGAGGCGCTCCGGCGGCCCCTGGACCTCTGTCCCATCTGCTTGAGGAAACTGCACCACCTCCTGGGCTTCAGGCTCCTGGAGAGGTACAAG AGACTGCACACTTGGACTCGGGTGATGGTGGAGATGTGGTCTGGTCAAGAGGCCGGGGAGCCATCTgtgtcagaggacaccttgcctTTCAGTGCTGACTCAGGCATGGGCTGTGAGAGTGACACGGAGCCTGTCACCAGCCCGTCAGAGCCCATCACCCCTGATGCGTGGAGTCATACGTTTCCTGATGGGCCTGAACCAGTGTCTGAGGAAGGACTGAGCTCCCTAGCGGCCTCGGAAGTGTTGCTGAAACTCGGGGGGCCTGTGGATGCCCTGGAGGAATACAGACAGTGGCTGGATGCGTGCATCCAGGCCCTGGAGAGGGAGGTGGCTGAAGAGGAGCTGGTCCAGGTGGATGCAGCCGTGGATGCACTGGATCGGTGGGAGATGTTCACAGGGCAGCTCCCAGTGACCAAGCAATACATGCCCTGTGTCAAGGATAATGTGGGACTGCGCAGGGTCCTGGGGGACAAGTTCTCTTCCCTGAGGCGGCGACTGAGCTCTCGCAGACTTGCCAAGGCCAGTTCTTCCCAGTACAGCTGGGGAGCAGAGAATTAG